In Triticum aestivum cultivar Chinese Spring chromosome 5B, IWGSC CS RefSeq v2.1, whole genome shotgun sequence, the following proteins share a genomic window:
- the LOC123113210 gene encoding DEAD-box ATP-dependent RNA helicase 28, producing MDPDFRFDPDGSDDEAPAGAAARRKPAQSPWEFSTYAESVAAEHAARRTTSIDEKISQALRGRRNPSMPDGSEDEEDDDADDDSDEEAAVKGESGDDEDEIEESDDDDEEIESSGGEEDGEVEADGQEEEEEEEEVGEEEEAVQEEDDAPEQPDPSQFFASSEGASFSARSFLELNLSRPLIRACEALGYQKPTPIQAACIPLALTGRDICGSAITGSGKTAAFSLPVLERLLFRPKRVPAIRVLILTPTRELAAQVHSMIEKLAQFTDIRCCLIVGGLPTKAQEVALRSNPDIVVATPGRIVDHLRNSLSVGLEDLAVLILDEADRLLELGFSVEIGELIRMCPKRRQTMLFSATMTEQIDELVKLSLNKPVRLEADPSLKRPATLTEEVVRIRRSREATQEAVLLALCLKTFKERVIIFSGTKHSAHRLKILFGLSGIKAAELHGNLTQAQRLEALEQFKKQEADILIATDIAARGIDIVGVRTVINFACPRDVKTYLHRVGRTARAGREGYAVTFVTDDDRSLLKAIAKKAGSQLKSRIVAEKPVSDCAKLIEQLEHQISNIILEEREEMALRKAEMEATKAENMIAHRDEIYSRPKRTWFATEKEKKLLAKAAKESLDQVKGGSVVVSAQQAEDLRLKEKRRREREKNLPRKKRRKLEAQREMLEEEKEDEEEAQESKGGKKAKSSQSVVDVAYRRAKSMKATGKTGIRASKGKNDKGSKQPSEKGQTRQEEMHELFQNDMSEWKQGRSLKKKDTSFAKKSKNSFKSKSRYKRRK from the coding sequence ATGGATCCCGACTTCCGGTTCGACCCGGACGGCTCCGACGACGAGGCGCCGGCGGGGGCCGCCGCGCGTCGCAAGCCCGCGCAGTCGCCGTGGGAGTTCTCCACGTACGCCGAGTCCGTGGCGGCGGAGCACGCGGCGCGCCGCACCACCTCCATCGACGAGAAGATCTCCCAGGCCCTCCGGGGCCGGCGCAACCCCTCCATGCCCGATGGCtccgaggacgaggaggacgatgatgctgatgacgacagcgacgaggaggcggcggtgaAGGGGGAGAGCGGGGACGATGAGGACGAGATCGAGGAgagtgacgacgacgacgaagagatCGAGTCGAGCGGCGGGGAGGAGGATGGTGAAGTGGAAGCTGACgggcaagaagaagaggaagaggaggaagaggtgggggaagaagaagaggctgtGCAAGAGGAAGACGATGCACCCGAGCAGCCGGATCCATCTCAATTCTTCGCGTCATCGGAAGGAGCTTCATTCAGTGCAAGGTCGTTTCTTGAGCTCAACTTATCGCGTCCACTCATTCGGGCCTGTGAAGCGCTGGGCTACCAGAAACCAACACCAATTCAGGCCGCGTGCATCCCTCTGGCATTAACAGGGCGGGACATATGCGGCAGCGCCATAACAGGGTCAGGGAAGACGGCTGCTTTCTCTCTGCCCGTGCTGGAGCGTCTGCTTTTCCGGCCGAAGCGCGTGCCTGCCATCAGGGTGCTTATTCTCACTCCAACCAGAGAGCTGGCTGCGCAGGTGCATAGCATGATTGAGAAACTGGCCCAGTTTACTGATATCAGGTGCTGTCTCATAGTGGGTGGGCTTCCAACCAAGGCACAGGAGGTGGCCTTAAGGTCAAATCCTGACATTGTTGTTGCCACTCCTGGGCGTATAGTGGATCATCTGCGCAACTCCCTTTCTGTCGGGCTTGAAGATCTTGCAGTTTTGATCCTTGATGAAGCTGACCGTTTGCTGGAATTGGGTTTCAGTGTTGAAATTGGTGAGCTGATTCGCATGTGTCCTAAAAGAAGGCAGACCATGCTCTTTTCTGCCACAATGACAGAGCAAATCGATGAGCTTGTGAAGCTTTCTCTGAACAAGCCAGTCCGTCTTGAAGCTGATCCTTCGCTGAAACGCCCTGCAACATTGACTGAAGAGGTGGTTAGAATTCGGCGATCACGTGAAGCAACTCAAGAAGCTGTTCTGCTTGCTCTCTGTTTGAAGACCTTCAAGGAAAGAGTGATCATTTTTAGTGGGACAAAGCATTCTGCTCACAGACTGAAGATACTGTTTGGTCTGTCTGGGATAAAAGCTGCCGAGCTTCATGGCAACCTTACACAGGCACAGCGGCTTGAGGCTTTAGAACAATTTAAAAAGCAAGAAGCGGACATCCTGATTGCAACTGATATTGCAGCTCGTGGTATTGACATTGTTGGTGTTCGAACTGTCATAAATTTTGCCTGCCCACGTGATGTCAAAACTTACCTTCATCGTGTTGGCCGTACTGCAAGGGCTGGCAGGGAAGGATATGCCGTGACGTTTGTTACTGATGATGATAGATCCCTCTTGAAAGCTATTGCAAAGAAGGCTGGTTCTCAGCTGAAAAGCCGCATTGTTGCCGAGAAACCTGTGTCTGACTGTGCAAAATTAATTGAGCAACTGGAGCATCAAATTTCTAACATAATTCTGGAAGAAAGGGAGGAAATGGCATTGAGAAAGGCTGAAATGGAAGCTACAAAGGCAGAAAATATGATAGCTCACAGGGATGAGATATATTCACGCCCCAAGAGAACCTGGTTTGCTACTGAGAAGGAAAAGAAACTTTTGGCAAAGGCTGCTAAAGAATCCTTGGATCAAGTTAAAGGTGGTTCTGTAGTTGTTAGTGCTCAGCAAGCTGAAGATCTTCGTCTGAAGGAGAAAagaagaagagagcgtgagaaaAACCTACCTAGGAAGAAGCGCAGAAAATTGGAGGCGCAACGGGAGATgctggaggaggagaaggaagatgaggaggaagctCAGGAAAGCAAAGGAGGGAAGAAAGCAAAGAGTAGCCAATCTGTAGTTGATGTCGCTTATCGCAGGGCAAAATCAATGAAGGCGACTGGCAAAACCGGCATTCGTGCTAGCAAAGGAAAGAATGATAAAGGGTCAAAACAGCCTTCTGAAAAGGGCCAAACCAGGCAAGAGGAAATGCATGAGCTGTTCCAGAATGATATGAGTGAATGGAAGCAGGGCCGTTCCCTGAAGAAAAAGGACACCTCGTTTGCAAAGAAATCTAAGAATTCATTCAAGAGCAAATCAAGGTACAAACGACGTAAGTAG